The Candidatus Obscuribacterales bacterium genome contains a region encoding:
- a CDS encoding ParM/StbA family protein — MGDRHHAIMMVKSLYDERCTLTFYRASQSPMAHYQCFVDLGSSSTKAVMSDGIGLHAFKCSPLVADMPPSELTIIEAQGEQLGTGLESVSYIQLAPDDPVYALGVDAQGKPNKSTSNLPKSALAHLKVLGVIGELAHRYDLTRVPLDVGVALPFNEYLTDYKPLTHRLLGQKSFTYRGREIDLDLEQVKVLPEAAGLVQWRKVEMAQHGGLSNQTFAVLMFGHRDLSFLFFREGKPPRGEPSSTERLGFQQVLVAISQDMPCNSDDPFLYEALIKGMGSVTFPSRPGQVYRLSDRFEQAKAYYWDLVKHRLDEWFAAVDVPHYEVLISGGVAAILQTDLEEYFEDRSAFCTVNWLDHLKEEVAGALSLPSEIEQIRFSDCYGGAKWMALKFQKPAKAGG, encoded by the coding sequence TTGGGCGATCGGCACCATGCCATCATGATGGTTAAATCGCTCTATGATGAGCGGTGTACGTTGACCTTTTATCGCGCTTCCCAGTCACCCATGGCGCACTATCAATGTTTTGTTGACCTCGGTAGCTCCAGCACCAAAGCAGTCATGAGCGACGGCATTGGCCTGCACGCCTTCAAATGTTCGCCCCTGGTTGCAGATATGCCACCTTCTGAACTCACGATCATTGAAGCGCAAGGAGAACAACTTGGCACAGGCTTAGAGTCTGTGAGCTACATCCAGCTCGCCCCTGACGATCCGGTCTATGCCCTAGGGGTTGATGCTCAAGGAAAACCTAATAAATCCACCAGCAATCTTCCTAAAAGCGCCCTAGCTCACTTGAAAGTGCTAGGAGTGATCGGTGAATTGGCCCATCGCTACGACCTAACTCGGGTTCCCCTCGATGTCGGCGTAGCGCTGCCGTTTAATGAATATTTAACCGACTATAAACCGCTCACCCATCGCCTGTTGGGTCAAAAGTCGTTCACCTATCGCGGCCGCGAGATTGACTTAGATCTAGAACAGGTGAAAGTCTTGCCAGAAGCGGCAGGCCTCGTCCAGTGGCGCAAGGTGGAAATGGCCCAGCATGGCGGGCTGAGCAATCAAACCTTTGCCGTACTCATGTTTGGGCATCGTGACTTGAGTTTTCTCTTTTTCCGGGAAGGGAAGCCGCCTCGGGGTGAGCCGAGTAGCACAGAACGTCTGGGCTTCCAGCAGGTTTTGGTCGCCATTTCCCAAGACATGCCCTGCAACTCCGATGATCCCTTCCTCTATGAAGCCTTGATCAAAGGTATGGGCAGTGTCACCTTTCCTTCGCGGCCAGGGCAAGTCTACCGATTGAGCGATCGCTTTGAGCAAGCCAAGGCCTACTATTGGGATCTGGTGAAGCATCGTCTCGATGAATGGTTTGCAGCGGTGGATGTGCCTCATTATGAGGTGCTGATCAGCGGCGGCGTAGCGGCTATCCTCCAAACCGATCTAGAGGAATATTTTGAGGATCGATCCGCCTTTTGCACCGTCAACTGGCTTGATCATCTCAAAGAAGAAGTGGCGGGCGCACTGAGTCTGCCCTCGGAGATTGAGCAGATCCGCTTTAGCGATTGCTATGGCGGCGCAAAGTGGATGGCTCTGAAATTTCAAAAACCAGCCAAGGCAGGAGGTTAG
- a CDS encoding DUF4079 domain-containing protein has product MSFEIPESIKVWSQFFHPVLMWVLFGLTIYALYLGVQIRRTRAAEGDAKKELIKGKFNVKHHQIGAVLLALMVLGTIGGMGVTYINNGKLFVGPHLLAGLGMTGLIATSAALSPFMQKGQGWARYTHIVLNIGLVGLFGWQALTGMQIVQRLIEKL; this is encoded by the coding sequence ATGAGTTTTGAAATTCCAGAATCGATTAAAGTGTGGAGCCAGTTTTTTCACCCGGTTTTGATGTGGGTGCTGTTTGGTCTCACGATCTATGCGCTGTACCTTGGGGTGCAGATTCGTCGTACCCGGGCGGCGGAGGGAGACGCGAAGAAAGAGTTGATCAAAGGCAAGTTTAATGTCAAGCACCATCAAATTGGGGCAGTGCTTTTAGCTTTGATGGTATTGGGCACTATTGGCGGCATGGGAGTAACCTATATCAACAACGGTAAGTTGTTTGTCGGCCCTCACCTGCTGGCTGGCTTAGGCATGACGGGGCTGATTGCTACATCGGCTGCCCTGTCGCCCTTTATGCAAAAGGGGCAAGGCTGGGCTCGCTATACCCATATTGTGCTCAACATTGGGTTGGTGGGGCTCTTTGGCTGGCAAGCGCTGACCGGGATGCAAATTGTGCAGCGTCTCATCGAGAAACTTTAG
- a CDS encoding HhoA/HhoB/HtrA family serine endopeptidase, whose protein sequence is MGTLTRQLGIYLILLAAGGGAGWAGNQYLNASRLVTLNPRVSETSETEVITPLAARPEPAEPISPSIAAVNNNPNFIADAVEKVGPAVVRINASRRVTSALPDGLPNPLRRFFEDDSLPLPEERIQEGTGSGFILSADGQLITNAHVVEGADTVDVTLKDGRTFQGEVLGTDPVTDIAVIKIDAVDLPTVTLGDSETLIPGQWAIAIGNPLGLDNTVTAGIISATGRSSSQIGIPDKRVRFIQTDAAINPGNSGGPLLNDRGEVIGINTAIRANAQGLGFAIPIETALRVAQQLVETGRVEHPFLGIQMIDLDANTKTQLSNDPSIQIDDDLEEGVVIIKVMPNTPADNAGLRTGDVILSMNDVSVTTAADVQAQVESSGVGEDIEIGINRNGEMETISVRTGTMPDRGIN, encoded by the coding sequence ATGGGCACATTGACTCGACAACTTGGGATTTATCTCATTCTCCTAGCCGCTGGGGGTGGCGCAGGCTGGGCCGGCAACCAATACCTCAATGCCAGTAGACTAGTAACCCTGAATCCAAGAGTATCAGAGACGTCAGAGACTGAGGTGATTACACCGCTTGCTGCCCGCCCTGAGCCTGCTGAACCGATCAGTCCCTCAATTGCTGCCGTTAACAACAATCCCAATTTCATTGCCGATGCCGTGGAAAAAGTTGGGCCGGCCGTTGTGCGCATCAATGCCTCTCGTCGCGTTACATCCGCCCTTCCTGATGGTCTTCCCAATCCTCTGCGCCGCTTCTTTGAAGACGACTCCCTCCCTTTGCCCGAAGAGCGTATCCAAGAAGGGACTGGCTCCGGATTTATCCTCAGCGCTGACGGACAACTGATTACCAATGCCCACGTCGTTGAAGGGGCCGATACCGTTGACGTCACGCTCAAGGATGGGCGAACCTTTCAAGGGGAAGTCCTCGGCACCGATCCAGTCACCGATATTGCTGTGATCAAAATTGATGCAGTTGATTTGCCCACCGTCACCCTAGGTGACTCAGAAACCCTGATTCCAGGACAATGGGCGATCGCCATTGGTAACCCTCTAGGACTAGACAACACGGTCACCGCCGGCATCATCAGCGCCACCGGACGATCCAGTTCCCAAATTGGCATTCCTGATAAGCGAGTACGATTCATTCAAACCGATGCTGCTATCAATCCAGGCAATTCCGGCGGCCCCTTGCTCAACGATCGCGGCGAAGTGATTGGCATCAACACGGCCATCCGCGCCAACGCTCAAGGTCTTGGGTTTGCAATTCCGATTGAAACGGCCCTCAGAGTTGCCCAACAGTTGGTAGAAACGGGTCGGGTTGAGCATCCCTTCTTGGGAATTCAGATGATCGATCTGGACGCCAACACCAAAACTCAGTTGTCTAATGATCCAAGCATCCAGATCGACGACGATCTAGAAGAAGGCGTAGTCATCATCAAGGTGATGCCAAACACACCCGCAGATAATGCCGGGTTGCGAACTGGAGATGTCATCCTCAGCATGAATGACGTATCTGTAACCACAGCCGCTGATGTGCAGGCCCAAGTCGAGAGCAGTGGCGTTGGTGAAGATATTGAGATTGGCATCAACCGCAATGGCGAGATGGAAACCATCTCAGTACGCACTGGCACCATGCCTGATCGCGGCATTAACTAG
- a CDS encoding hemolysin family protein: MPQPFCVMTAVSPAPLTATDAGMRLLLVLLLISINGFFVAAEFSIVSVRRSRINQLVSAGDVQAKTVQDLQRSIERLLSTTQLGITLSSLALGWIGESTMATLLVRSMAVSPLPSPISYFLSHSIAVPLAFLLIAYLQIVLGELCPKAVAMLYAEQISRFLGTPSLAIARIFNPFIWILNQSTRWLLRLVGIQYTGQVWSNRLTPEELHLIINTSAESPGLEAEERQLLSNVFEFGEVTAGEVMVPRTSIVELPKDATFRTLLGEVAESGHSRYPVTGESLDDVCGVIYFKELAEPLAQGSLTLDSPIQDWIRPARFVPEYTPLNELLHLMQRSGQAMVMVVDEFGGTAGLLTLQDVINEIIGDPPERESSEDPEMQIVDDRTVVVQAQMDLEEVNDLLNFDLPFTEEYQTLGGFIIYHLQKIPPQGETFIYGKLEFTICSAEGPRLHHVQIRRLDLSVPDELIEDHPPQESDRPSRDDTHFSGLDSGLDEDSSPL; this comes from the coding sequence ATGCCTCAACCTTTTTGTGTCATGACCGCTGTATCTCCTGCGCCCTTGACGGCCACGGATGCAGGTATGCGGTTATTGCTCGTCCTGCTGTTGATCTCTATCAACGGCTTTTTTGTCGCAGCAGAGTTTTCTATTGTTTCCGTGCGGCGATCGCGGATTAATCAACTGGTGTCTGCGGGTGATGTGCAGGCGAAAACTGTTCAAGATTTGCAGCGTAGCATTGAGCGACTTTTATCCACGACCCAACTGGGTATTACCCTATCGAGTTTAGCCCTAGGCTGGATTGGGGAAAGTACCATGGCGACCTTGCTAGTGCGCTCTATGGCAGTCTCGCCCTTGCCCAGCCCCATCAGCTATTTTTTGTCCCATTCCATTGCGGTTCCCCTAGCTTTCCTGCTAATTGCCTACCTGCAAATTGTTCTAGGAGAACTCTGTCCTAAAGCCGTAGCCATGCTGTACGCGGAGCAGATCTCGCGATTTTTAGGGACACCCAGTTTAGCGATCGCCCGTATTTTTAATCCGTTTATTTGGATTCTCAATCAATCCACGCGCTGGCTGCTGCGGCTGGTGGGGATTCAATATACAGGACAGGTTTGGTCGAACCGTTTGACCCCTGAGGAACTCCATTTGATCATCAACACCTCGGCAGAATCGCCGGGGCTGGAGGCAGAAGAACGGCAGTTACTCAGCAACGTGTTTGAATTTGGTGAAGTGACGGCGGGGGAAGTAATGGTGCCGCGCACGAGTATTGTTGAACTTCCTAAGGATGCCACCTTCCGTACTTTGCTGGGGGAAGTAGCTGAGTCGGGGCATTCCCGCTACCCTGTGACAGGGGAGTCGTTGGACGATGTCTGTGGCGTAATTTACTTTAAGGAATTGGCAGAACCCTTGGCCCAGGGGAGTCTGACCCTAGATAGCCCTATTCAAGATTGGATTCGTCCTGCGCGATTTGTACCAGAATATACACCCCTAAATGAGCTACTACACTTGATGCAGCGATCGGGGCAGGCCATGGTGATGGTGGTGGATGAATTTGGCGGGACGGCTGGCCTGCTCACGCTCCAAGATGTGATTAACGAGATTATTGGAGATCCACCGGAGCGCGAAAGTTCTGAAGACCCGGAGATGCAGATTGTGGACGATCGCACCGTGGTGGTGCAGGCTCAAATGGATTTGGAGGAGGTCAATGATCTCTTGAACTTTGACCTGCCTTTTACGGAAGAGTATCAAACCTTGGGGGGCTTCATCATCTACCATCTGCAGAAAATTCCGCCCCAAGGAGAAACCTTTATCTATGGCAAGCTGGAGTTCACAATTTGCTCCGCCGAGGGCCCGCGCCTCCACCATGTGCAAATTCGTCGCCTAGATCTGAGCGTTCCTGATGAATTGATTGAGGATCATCCCCCTCAAGAGAGCGATCGCCCGTCTCGTGACGATACCCATTTTTCGGGACTCGATTCGGGACTTGACGAAGATTCTTCGCCGCTCTAG
- a CDS encoding M23 family metallopeptidase — protein MRWRKRYQYLGSIAALLALAIGSTSRAIAQDIPAGDPEALCGPPALSRIQTHVVQPGETLEAIAAQYGLIPSTLMGLNPALQQGNFFSGMSLQIPPYNGIRVTVPSGTTWQDVSRQYNVRADVLFEVNGCVRSPAATAFIPGVNWSPGSAATAPMEDSPINGYPLSETVEVAAGYGWQIDPTSGDVVFHSGVDLAAASGTSVLAVGDGTVAFAAEQGNYGNLVVINHSQGLQTRYAHLDSLQVTVGQEIRQGQQVGTVGETGLVAFPHLHFEVRTNSDLGWVAQNPADYVPQTSLVRR, from the coding sequence ATGCGATGGCGTAAACGATATCAATACTTAGGCAGCATCGCCGCTCTCCTAGCGCTGGCTATAGGAAGTACTAGTCGAGCGATCGCTCAAGACATCCCGGCCGGTGACCCTGAGGCTTTATGTGGCCCGCCGGCCCTGTCGAGAATTCAAACCCATGTGGTACAGCCGGGGGAAACCCTAGAGGCGATCGCCGCTCAGTACGGCTTGATTCCATCGACGCTGATGGGTTTGAATCCAGCGTTGCAGCAGGGCAATTTCTTTAGCGGTATGTCTTTACAGATTCCGCCCTACAACGGTATTCGGGTGACGGTGCCCAGCGGCACCACCTGGCAAGATGTGTCTCGCCAATATAATGTACGGGCTGACGTGCTATTTGAGGTGAATGGCTGTGTGCGATCGCCGGCCGCTACGGCGTTCATCCCTGGCGTCAACTGGTCGCCAGGCTCTGCCGCCACGGCCCCTATGGAGGACTCACCCATCAACGGCTACCCCCTCTCCGAGACTGTGGAGGTGGCTGCGGGCTATGGCTGGCAAATTGACCCCACCAGTGGAGACGTTGTGTTCCATAGTGGTGTGGATTTGGCTGCTGCTTCTGGAACGTCGGTGTTGGCAGTGGGAGATGGCACCGTGGCGTTTGCTGCCGAGCAAGGTAACTACGGCAACTTGGTGGTGATTAACCATAGCCAAGGCCTGCAAACCCGCTATGCCCACCTCGATAGCCTTCAGGTCACCGTAGGACAGGAAATACGCCAAGGGCAACAGGTGGGTACAGTGGGAGAAACCGGTCTTGTTGCCTTTCCCCACCTACATTTTGAAGTGCGCACCAACTCGGATCTAGGTTGGGTGGCACAGAATCCGGCAGACTATGTTCCACAAACGTCCTTGGTGCGTCGCTAG